CTAGCTGCGGGCCCAGGTCAGCGTGGGGTCCTAGCCATACGTAGCGTTACTACGcccggggccgcgccccgggctcTCATTAGGCCAAGCCCCTTATACTTTCTTTATCTCTATCTTATTTTTTAGTATATATATCGCTATATAGAGTAAGGAAATAAATCTAGATTAAAATTCTAAGCTAGGGCCGCTTTAATAAGGAGAAATAATAAAGTcccttatataatatagctaacCCTAGCTTTATACCGCTTATTAATATTTCGAAAGGCAGCTCTAAGCGGTTATAAGGGCGGGCGCTAGCTTATATTCTATTTTACCTTCCCGAGAAAATAAAATAGAGTAAAGGTAAATATACTATTAgtaataaaggtaatatCTAGCACTCTTTCTTTAACTATTCCCTTTTCCTTTAAAAATCCTGCTAGTTTAGACCTTGTCGTCCCGAATAATATGCGATTAATGACAAAACCGAGATCAGGTATTCTACCACTAAAAGCCCTAGAGCAAGAGTCCAATTATGATGCTAATCATGGCGTTGCGGAGCGTCTTGAGCAGAGGAACCAAAAGTTTGACCGCAGCCGGAATGGCTAGATCCACCAGGTGAACAATTGTACTCAAAAAAGCGTACAGCATCTCCAAGACCGATTTGAGGACGGAAGCAAGTGCAGGACTGCCCAGGAGCTTGATTATGTCAATGACTGTTACGATGATTTCGTTGATGATATGGTCGAGAGACTTGAGGAGTTCGTTGAGATCATCTGGGTTGACGCCCGGAGATGGGGTAGCGGAGAGACGCTCAACACCGCCGGTGAACGTCTTTGCGAGTGCCTGGAGGGATGAAGAGGCCTGGCCCCTTGCCACATCCTTTGAAACGCCGCCGGACCTGAACTCGGCGAGAGTGTTGTCTAAGCGCCATGTAAGCATATCGAAGCATATCTTCGTGCATTTATTGAAGTGAGCAACATCATGATTTACTGCTAACGTACTGATTGACTTGAGTTCATTGTTGACAAGAGCGATGGTTGAAGTTACGATGTCAAGCACCGTTTCGTGGGTGTTGTTGGCTGGGCTTTCAAGGCCACGAGCGGCAGGAATACCCTCAACAGAGCCAAGACCTCGATCCGCTTCGGCAGACAGCGGTTTGCCCAGAACGCAGAGAgccagggcggcaacggAGACAAAGAAGGGTCTCATTGTGCAATATTCTCGGTGGAGTGGGAAGAAAGGATACTGTGGTGTGCCAAGATGAAGGTAGAGAGAGTGTTGTTTGTAGCCGAGTCTTGAATCCGGCGGGCAAGGCTTGTTTATTTATACGGCTGAGACTCAACAGCGGTGACCGTCACTCAGTACTCTCCCATTTGGAGTCTTTACTACCCATATCCAATCAGAATCGGCAAGTGTTGAACGTGAGTCCGGGCCCATCCGTGCCATCCCGATACATATACGACATTCAAAGGTCGATTCACATGCCACGATATGCTGCATGTCCTCAACACGCGTTGTAGTCATCTCCATTCTCGTGTCTGGCCCCGGCGAAGAGGGAGGTTGTGCCACCCTCCACCCCATTTACCATAGTTGGTCGTCCGCATCTTCGCGtagacggcctcgccgaaAGAGTAGCGCAACGCTACTTCTCGGCTCTTATCATCGGCATATCAAAAGTCGCTGAACGCTGTGACGAGCAAGTTTGTGACTGTTCACGGACGGGTTCCGGCCGGGCTCGTGGATTCCCACAGGAACATGCAAACCACAGTATGAGTATACATGATATCATCGGTCCTGTGGCGAGGGATTTCCAAGTGTCTTTGCCTGCCAAAAGTGGAAAGTCGGCCTGCGCACAGAGCTGCCACCTCTTATCATTGTCTACGGCAATATCCGTGATCACGCTCTGACGTTCTCCTACACGCACCATATATTTGAGAAAGTGGCTAGTAGTGCGGGTCTAcagggaaaaaaaagggtCTGCGTCAGCGCTATTGGTATATCAATACTATCACAAACGTGATGGAGAATCCACATTCGATGGCATGGTGCTGCACTGCTGGTGGATCATCTCAAACTACTAGCCGGCCGTTGGACAGGAACACACACTTGTCGTATGGCAGTGCAACCCAACAGCCACGTGCACCCTCTGCAGTCGGGTTTGGATGGAGCATCACGGGTTTCCACCATAAGTCTGACAAACATTCCGAAGATGAGCCCATTTTTTGGCGTTGAGGCTAGGCGTCTCCGCTCCCATAGCCCCCCATCACATGTCATCGATCAAAGAGCGTTGAAACTATGGCCCAAACTGCCAAATGAGGAGATCCCTAAGTCAATCTAGGCAGGTCACCAATCTCGCCCAGAGGGCGCCTGAGGCATCAGTTGTCGAATACTTTCGCCCATTAACCATTCCTCGGGCAGGACACGAGTCATCCTCACTCTTTCTGTATTATGTATTTGGCGTGTCAATTGAGCCTGGGACTAACCGCATCCGCATAAGTGGTGAGAAGTTCATCAACCGTCTCGACTGTACGGAATGACGAATTAACCCAAGCCCCGAACCTACTATAATCAGCTACCATGGCGATCAGACACTGGCAAGCATCTGCTAGCTCCTTGCTACTGAGTGAAAACATCAGAGGGGCAATACAGAGAGGGCGATATAAAGAATTGGGGCAACCATAAAAGTGACTTCCAGTTATGCTACCCATATACCACAGTGCAAACttttcctcttcctctgtGTATAAAGAGTAGGCGCACTGTTGTGCACCTACATCTTGCTCTTCATGATAATTCTCATCAATTAACGCGATGCCAACTGTGATCCCCGTGGAGCTAACTGTCTGGCACTCATTGGTCACTCGTCCTGAGCTCACTGCTGGTGGCTGTTGGGGTGGGGTGTGACGGCCAGGAAGTGGTTTTGGCTGTGTGCAAGTGAATTTTGCTAAGTACCATACAAGACTTACCCTCGCCGCAATGCGGCTCTGATTTCTGACCTGTCTACGGCGGTGAGCGCGTCGCTGTTGTCAAGCGGGGGAATTATGCTGTCGTCTTAGATATGAATGTAGGCAACAGCGTCGTGGTTACCGGCTGTAGCAGGAGCCTCCACCCTTAGCACATACATTGCGGGAGAAGCACCGGTCCCGTATCGACTTGAATGAAACGAAGCTTCGGGGCCGAGAGATAGCGGTCTACAAAACCTTTACCAGGGCTCATGATGGTCGCCAAGCTTCTCATACTGGGCGAAGACGCCACCGGCAAGTCCCACATACACCCCTTTCTGGGGATCACACTTGTCGTGGCAACGCGTAAAATGGTCTGACCCGAGAGCTGAGCCTTCACGAATACGTCGCGGTTTCCTGAGCCCTCGAATAGCAAGACCGTTAACGGTCCTTTAATACAGTATGCAGTCAAGTAAAGCCCTCCCCTAAGGAAATCCGTCATAGCTAATGCTAAGCCTAGCATCCCGTCGCCTTCGGGGTCGGGTCGAGCGGCATCGCAACGGATGCCGTAGCGCTAGTTACGATATCGAGTTATGttattgttgttgctgccTGACTAGGGCGGTGCCTACTTACAGGGGTGCGACGTTACGGACCTGCGACGTTAGAGAATGTGGCGTTCTGGCTGTGTCTCAAGCCAAGGCATACGTGGCCCAGGTGAAGAAGGACCACGTCAGAGCTGCGAGCTATGGGCATACTTGCAGAAATGATCTACGCAACGATGATGTTATAACACCATAAAGATCTATATAgattaatatattatatcttatGCATACGTTAATTGCCATTCTCATCGGCCTAGACATAAATCAGTGTATCTTCACCAGTACGCTATTTGGCACTCTCGGCTGCTAGGCTTTCTCCGTTCTCCGAGTATGGCGATTGTGTCGAGTCCTCTATCTACAGTTGGATTCATTCATTTATGGAATGGAACTAAAGATGGAAACGAAGATGGCTTTATGGACCTGTCGGACGGGTCAACAAACGTGAATATCCCAAACGAGCACCAGATCGATGTGATAGACATGCGGCATCAGAATCCCCGCCCGTGCCTCATAGAGAATGGATACGAACTTATCAAGCACAACTTCTCGCTGAGTTCGGACCAGTTCCTTTCCGGTACCACTCCGGAAGGTATGTATTATTTCTCATACGTCTGGCAGTCAATGAATCCTCATTCCTAATCAACGCACGGCTCCAAGGCGAAGCCTTAATCCGAGAAGTTCATAGCGAGGTTGCTGAACTCCTGAAGAGTTTCACGGGCAGCAAAATTGTCCGACCGTCGTCGTTCCGCAACCGTGGGTTGAACCCACAATCCAGGGATGTTACCATGATGCCCTCGACGTGCAATATCCTGGCTGTGGCCCATATCGATCACGACCGTGAGTCGGCCGAGACCGCAATACGTCGCAAGCTTGGTGACGAGTTTGACGAGCTATGGGCTCGCTATAGCCATTACGGCTAAGTAAACACCTGGCATCCAATCGGCTCGTCAGTCCAGAAATGGCCTCTTTGCCTTGTGGATCACAGCTCCATACCTGGCTGGAGGTATGAAACACACATGGCACGAGTCTTCCGACGGAATGTGCCCAAAGAACTCAAACAAAGTGTTAATACTGAGAGAACGCATGATCGCATCTTAAAACACCATCCTGGGTAGGCTGGGACTGTTCCTAAATAAAATCGCACGTTCTAATAAATCACGGGCATAGATACACATATCACTCACGCCGCCAGCAGACACGCCAGCTCAGCACGCGCAaagtcggcgccgatgcAGCTCCGCGGCCCATGCAAGAAGGTCAGAAAAGCGTAGTTGCtcttcgcgccgccgctccccgtcgtggccgtggccgtgtcgGAGCTCCCGGCTGCGGTCGTGGGTGAAAGCCACCGCTCTGGGCTGAATTCGCCCGCATCATGTCCCCATAGCGAGCGGTCCACGTTGGTGCCCCAAGGTGATATGACGATGTACGTGCCTTTGGGCACCACCTGACCCTGAATTGTCGTATCGCATACTGCCTCGCGTGACGTCGCCATTATGGGACCATGCGTGCGGAGTACCTCGTTGCATACAGCCCTAAGGTACGGCATGCGGTTGATGTCGGTGTTTACTATTTGGCCACCGACTGCTATGGGTGCTAGATTCTTGCgcacctcggcgcgcagccgaCTTTGCTTTTCGGGAAAGCGTGACAGCAGATAGGTGGCCCATgtcagcgccgacgccgtgcttgCGTGACCGGCAGCCAAAAAACTCATGAGCTGATCGACCAGCTTCTCATCACTTGGATGAAGCGCTCATATTCTGGTCATTCAATACCGACTCCACCAAAGTGCAACCTCATGGAGCTTTTTGGGATAACAGTACCGTTAAAGATGCGGCGGCAAACGAGGTGAGCGGCAATGATAGAAACGACACAGCGAGAATTTGAGTTGTTCGCTCTACCATTAGTTCATTTCCAATCCAACTTCCAACTTCCAACTGTCGTGAATAGTCAAGGGTACTAGAACGAGAAAGAAAGGCATTCTAACGGAGATGTAGGGTTTGTAGGGTTTGTAGGGTTCATAGAGGCAAGGGACAAAAGCTTGTTCACAGTCCTAAAGCAGCGCCGTACATGCGCTATGTGCCGACGGACGCTAGACTAGGGCAACGCTTGATGGTGGTCAAGCAACACGGGCTGAGTATGCACCTGGAACGTGCATGAGTGGCACCTGCCTGTCCGTCTATTTGCAGTTACATCGTGTGCCATAATCGTGTACGCTACCATTTCATGTACCATATGATCAGAGACATGTAGCGGCGTAGCGGTGGCCGAGTCACAAAACACCCGAGCTATCCGTACCCCATGGCTGGCTAGTATTTCCACTTCTGGTTACAGCCTTGTCAACATCAAATATCAGGCCGCTCCGGTCCCTGACCTGGTACAGGGTGTTGCGAGCTGGCTGCAAGGTCTAACTATATGCTAGATACTGGGAGATGCCCGGGACCCAGGCAGACAACATTgcccccgccgtcctcgccaatAGGAT
The genomic region above belongs to Purpureocillium takamizusanense chromosome 5, complete sequence and contains:
- a CDS encoding uncharacterized protein (EggNog:ENOG503PBER); its protein translation is MDLSDGSTNVNIPNEHQIDVIDMRHQNPRPCLIENGYELIKHNFSLSSDQFLSGTTPEGEALIREVHSEVAELLKSFTGSKIVRPSSFRNRGLNPQSRDVTMMPSTCNILAVAHIDHDRESAETAIRRKLGDEFDELWARYSHYG
- a CDS encoding uncharacterized protein (TransMembrane:1 (n4-16c24/25o161-185i)~SECRETED:SignalP(1-24~SECRETED:cutsite=AEA-DR~SECRETED:prob=0.4076)); the encoded protein is MRPFFVSVAALALCVLGKPLSAEADRGLGSVEGIPAARGLESPANNTHETVLDIVTSTIALVNNELKSINNTLAEFRSGGVSKDVARGQASSSLQALAKTFTGGVERLSATPSPGVNPDDLNELLKSLDHIINEIIVTVIDIIKLLGSPALASVLKSVLEMLYAFLSTIVHLVDLAIPAAVKLLVPLLKTLRNAMISIIIGLLL
- a CDS encoding uncharacterized protein (COG:I~COG:Q~EggNog:ENOG503Q492), producing the protein MATSREAVCDTTIQGQVVPKGTYIVISPWGTNVDRSLWGHDAGEFSPERWLSPTTAAGSSDTATATTGSGGAKSNYAFLTFLHGPRSCIGADFARAELACLLAA